Sequence from the Salvelinus namaycush isolate Seneca chromosome 24, SaNama_1.0, whole genome shotgun sequence genome:
ttcactattattctacaatgtagaaaatagtaaaaataaagaaaaacccttgaatgagtaggtgttctaaaacttttgaccggtagtgtatactaGGTGCACTTGATCTTGCATGCCCAACTAGGAAAGGAGAGGTAGGACACTTAACTTGAAGCAGCGAATTCTGAGTATGTGAATAATGCAACAAAGATGTGCTTTTAATACAATAAGTATGCTAACGTATTCAAAGCAGAAAGACGAGCGTTTCCAAATCATCTGTGGGACAACAAAAAGATTTTCATCCCAAAGTTGCCTCTCTGACCGCCCGCTCCCAACCGCAGCACGAAAAATGCCGACTGACCGCAATGATCTCAATCTGGACCTGCAGGTTTCCCACAGAAACATAGCCTTCTAGTTAGAACAACAGACATTTCTATTCAAAATAATGTCTAGTCATATGGGGAGGGGACCGTCAGACATATTGAATGTACAACTTTGATATCAAACTGAATGAGGCTCTGACTTGAGGCTTCTTCTTGCCCCCAGAAGGAAAGCAGCATCAGAGAAGCCTGAGGACAACCAAATCGTGAGTGATGCTAACTGATGTTACAGTGACTTATGACTCTTTTATCATTACATTTATGACTCACTTCTCCTTAGTTGACGTCAATATATTTTTCCTGTTGTTTTGCAGGATGACCCCAATAGGTCCCCTTCCCCCGGCATCAAGGGTGGACAGAACGCCACAGGTACTCCAGTCACAcacagtttatatatatatacatttaaattcttgtaatttagcagatgctcttatagcAGAcgcgacttacaattagtgcattcatcttaagatagctagatgagacaaccacatatcacagtcataacaggcacattttccctcaataaagtagttatcagcagagtcagtgctagtaggaaaagacaagtgTATTTTTGGGGGCGGAGGTTTATTTAAGATCCTCCTTGAAGAGGCAGGGTTTCTGACGTATACAACACAAATACACCACAATTTATTGTACACAAGAacaacacaatatatatatatatacacacacaataaaaTTGACATGTTGAGGTAATGTTTTTCCTACCCTGACCCCTgtcttctcttctccttcccctctcagATGGCGTGAAGAAGCCATGGGACAGAGCCAACTCTGCAGAGAGGTCATCACTGGTATCAAGGTGAGAAACTTGACGGACTAAGTTAGTCTGCCAACTTAGGTCTTAAAATTAGGTTATGTAATCAAGGGATTGGCTGGTTAACTCTGTAAAGGACTGTACACATTTCCCTCTGTACACTTAATGCCTTATTTGTGCACTTATAATTTTATATTGCATGCTTACTCTCAtttgtaaaataaatatattgAGATACTATGTTGTGTGAGAGTGTTTTCCTTGGTTTCTGTAGGGTACGACCTGTGGGGAGTAGCAGCGACACAGATGCCTTAGACTTTGACAGAATGAAGCAGGTAAGGAGCCCGGAAGTAAATTATTGGCACATACACTTTGTGAATATGAAAACATATACCTGTTATGATTAACTTTTGTACTTGGAACAGGAAATCTTGGAAGAAGTTGTTCGTGAATTACACAAGGTGAAGGATGAGATCATTGATGGTGCGTTATCTCTCTGAGTTCCTCATTCACTTCATCCAAGAATGTCTCGATAGGAAATGTACTGTCTGTGGCTAATACCTCTGTAGTATGTAGTTTACTGCACTTATGTTTGGAACTGACCAAATGAGGTTGTTATTGGAAGAGAAGAAGTGAGACATGTTTTCCTCCAGATGGCGCCAGAGACATAGAAACTGAAAGTAATACTGCTGATATACTAGAGTTGGTCTCTGACAGGACAACACATCTTCTCTCCATGACAAGACTTGTAACACTCCTgttgtgtctcctctctcttccagtcATTAGACAAGAACTGAGCAGAATCAGCACGACATAATCTTTCATGTACCTTTTGGAACCATTGTCCCCACGGCAACCACTGCTGTGTCTGAGGAGGCAAGGAGAGGATCGAGGCCCGAACTACAACCATTTATTTATTCTACATTGCTGTGATGTTAAAGCAACGTGACAATGTTGCTGTAACACTACAGGAACAGTTTGTTTACGTTACGTTTGGAAGAATGGGATGGATGGAGGACACTCTCGCACTGAttttttcactttctctggtctcgtttttctctctttttctctatctGTCCATCAGTAACCAATGTTTACTGTTCTGTTTCCCATCTTAAAGGAAACAATTATGAAATTCAATTAAGTAACATCTTGGTTTCCTAGGAGTTTTTATTTATAAAATGTTTGTTTGGCATTATTATTACTATCATTGTCATTAATATGactattatttgtattattgtaGATGTAATGGTGTGAATATAAGTAGTAGTAGTTTTAGTGACGACAATAGtaacaaaataataattataatgacACTGATGATAATCATTTTATGTCAGccttttatattttatattgtaATTTTTTTCTCTTTTGATTTTGTTTTAAAATACAATTATAAGCACATATGGATTTATTTCTCATGATCTGACctcaacatttttaaaaagttttGTATCCTTTTTCGCCaaacacaattgtgtgtgtgtaatcactGACTGAAAGATTTTTTAAAACAGGTCTTGAACCTGAAAGGGAGGGTGGTATATAAACTATTGCTCTTTGGATATTGCAATCTTatgaacaaaaaaataataatacaccAGAGTATTTGTGATCATGTTGTTAATAAAATGTTTATTGGCTGCAACGATATGGTGAAGTAttgtttgttttattatttccTTTTATGACCAAGTGCTTCctggtaaaaaaaatgtaatttggcctatatatatatatagtatatattcaCTAAAATGATTTAAAATAAAACTGAACAATGTCTTGGAAAAATGAAGTGACCTCTTTGATTGTGAGAGTTGTGTCTGTTTTCTGAGTTGTGCTTGATTAGCTGCTTTGATTTAGTGTTTATTCACAAGCATTCACCTAGTCAGACTGTGTATTCCTACACTATGGGCCACTATGAACATCATTTGGCCTATCTGTTCCTTTTAACATATCTCTGTTTTAGTCATACTTTCTAACAACACATAACACTATCCTTTGGCGTATTCATTGGGGATCAATTTAGAGAATTGTTAAGTATAGGGATGAATGATTCCCTACATGACAGAGAACCCCATCTGTACTTCTCCATACACTTCTATCTGACTTTTCTGTAACATGGCTTTGCAACCTCCTGATATTAATAAACTCATGCAGTCAGTATACAGCACATGTAATGCAGATACATGACTGCATCACAAGAGGTGTTACACAACTATCTAGATTGAGAGGTATTTTGTCCCCTTGAGTATACTGACACCTGGAGGTCAGATTAGGAGAACGCCAAAAGACCAGATATATtttactagacaagtcagttaagaacaaattcttattacaaTGACTgcgcctaccccagccaaaccctaacgaagctgggccaattgtgctactcccaatcacggccagttgtgatacagcctggaatcgaaccagggtctgtagtgacgcctttagtactgagatgcagtgccttagaccgctgcgccactcgagaaaGCCCATATAGAGTATGTTTACAGAAAACATATATTTGTAGAAAACCCAAGAAACAAAAAACAATTGCAATATATCCATCCCTATTCCCTGTTGATGTGTAGTGTAATATGAAACATTCAACGAGCCTATGAAACACATCCAATGGACTAGATGGGGCTAATGCCAGTAGGTATCCTATGTGATAGTCGTTttctgcatttaaaaaaaaaacatagaaatGTCTTATGGTGCATTATGCTTAGCAGTGAGTTGGCCAATGTCATTGTGGGCCTTATTAATGTTTAAGCAAGCAAAAAAATATTCACCCTACATGATCAAAAGGAATGCAACTTTAGGTCTAAGCATCCTCACCAGACCCCCCCATGGGTGTTTGTGATGTTTGTGGTGTAGGAATTGGTGGCTTGGGACAGAGTTCTTTGTGTTATCCGAGAGGAAAAGGCGAAGCGACAGGGTTTACTCAAAAATCTGTACACAAAAATAAAACAACGAAATTACGCATTTTTGAATGGAGGTCAAGAGAGTGTCGAATttagtcaacaacaaaaaaatgaattGCTTATTTGCAACGTGAGGCTTATTTGTTCGACTATAAGTTCCGCAGtggttaggttgttacgaatGCACTGCTATAAGTGGAAGCAAATGGAATTTAGGCAACTCTGAAAAAAACTACCTTATATTGGAGTTTTCACACGCGCATATGCCCTCTCATTGgttagaatggtcccacctgatcttgcctcctcccatctttgaggacatgtattttaatcgttagagcggtcactcgactatcttgtcaatataattgaTCATCGAAGAGGGAGAACAGGGGCAGGGGGTGTTTGTGGGGCAAACGAGCACAGCACAGGCTGCGTGAGAAGTAAGCTGGTAGAGTTCAACATGGCATCCGGCGATACGCTTTATATTGAGGCGGACGGCTCGGAGATGCCGGCCGAACTAGTGGAGTTGCACGAGATAGAGGTGGAAACGATACCGGTAGAGACTATCGAGACTACAGTGATCGGGGGAGACGACGACCAGGCGATGATAGCACTTCAGCCGCTGGTATCAGACGACCCGAATTCGAtcaaccaccaccatcatcaagAAGTGATCCTAGTGCAGACAAGAGAGGAAGTTGTTGGCGGGGATGATTCGGATATGCTTGCGGACGGGGGTTACGAGGATCAAATCCTCATCCCCGTCCCAGCACCCGGGGTGGAAGACGAGTACATCGAACAGACTCTGGTGACTGTAGCCGGGAAAAACTCGGTGGGTCGGATGAAGAGAGGGGTAGGCGGCAGTGGCAAAAAAGCTGGCCAAAAGAGCTATTTGGGTGCTGTAGAACCAAGCAGTAGAAAATGGGAACAGAAGCAGGTGCAAATAAAGACTATGGAGGGGGAATTCTCTGTTACAATGTGGGCTTCGGGTAAGTCGTCGGTTCTATCTAATGTTACTGTAGCTAACGTTATCTGTGTATCTCTCCCCGCATTGTTCGTGTTTGGTAGTTAACTTGTGCAAGATTCTTGCCAAGAGGCCCTGTTGCAGGGCGTAGACGTTTTGCACCAGTCTATTCCCTCGTAGTTCGCCAAGCCACCTTCGGGATCACTTTTAGAATGTGCAGAAATGTGTGTCGGTTAGattgaaatgtttttgttttggaGGCCATGTTTTTAGATGTTGCTGGGCGCCGCCATGTTCCCCGAGAACCAGTATGGCGGCCCGAAAAAATGGCGATAGGGCGGCCGGGCGAAGATGGCGGCGGTCAGGTGTGCAAGCGCGCTGCTGACTCCAGAGAGTAGGCCCCGACGGCGTAACTAGCTAGTTAGGTGCCTTACGTCAACTTTGCGGAATAAGTAACTACATCAGCCGTGATTACAATATCTGGGTCAGTAACCCTGTAACTTAGTTTTGTTAGATTTAAACGGCTGGCCAAATATATTGTCCAAAAAAAGTTTTCTAGCCCATTGATGCTTTTCTTCTGcatagccagctaacgttaacttTTTTTACACGCGACAGCTAGCGAGTTCTCAATCAAGTATAGTAGCTGGCTAGCAACACAAGCTAGTTAACGTTCCTAAAAACTACGACCCTACACAGCTTGCATTGTACAAGCACCGTTTAACCGCATTTGGATTCAGCATGATTGATAAACATTCTCCGTTCGCGTGCTAGGCTAACTAGTAAACCCATAATCCTGGCGTGTGGCTACCAAAATGCGACTAGCAGCAGAGCGAGAAACAATGTTAGCAGATAAACTGTGCAGGGGGATCAAGGTGATGCATGTTCATATTAGTTATTTTAATCAGAATCAATGATTGTATACATTGTATTTCACTATTTTGTAAAAACAAAGCTATACTGCTAGCTACAATGTCTAGAAATATTGCTGCagtgttgttttttgtttgctgttttctaACAGCTTAGTAGCCTAAAGGCCGCCAGATGGCGATATTGAGTCGTTTCACCTTACCGTCCAAACGCATTGTATGCAGCCGGCAATACACTCATATCCCCGTGGACCGGTTCATACctaaaacattctccattcaggctgcaaacgCGTTCATTTCCTCGTTAACTATAGTTAATGGTAAGGAGGGAAAAAACTGGGAAAATGTGTACTTTCTTTATGAAACACCATTTTCCACCATCATGCTGGTGTCCAAGACAATATataccatatgaaacgtaacatataatacaaaatGGAGTAACTTGTGTATGTACATCACCCATTTTCGTATgctatgttacaaattacaatttgtataATATATTACGAATTAGAAACAATTTGTTATGAATatgcaaaacgtacaatatgtttaCAATTTGCAACATGTATTATATGAATTCTAGCTAGATGGCTAGCATTATCAAGTTGGCTAACATTAGTTAGGCTATTGGTTAAGGTTAGCTAACATAGTTGGGTGGGTGTATAAcgtgaatgtctagcaacccaaagtttGCGAGTTCAAATCTCATCTTTAGTAGGGTGGTTGGTTGGGTGTATTAAAAATCCACCCAAAACCGCTAATTTTTTGTGAACATGTGTTTCATTTTGTTTGtaataaggttggtagcaacatgtGAAAATCATTGTcaaaatctgttgcagctcaagtcgactgcaaaacccacaatgcaatgctctctctgAGTTGGCTAGGTAGGTagctagcaaacatagctacacacaataccatagtcaatatcagcatgtgaagtagctagttagctgtaaaatCGCTTAAACAAATGGCaatatcaatttaggagtctacagTCTAACCATGTTCAACTGGCCAGTCAATGTGTCTGAGTGTAGTCTGACATTCGCAAGAgcaccatgcaatgcaccctggactgaAGGAGCAGACAAGTAGGAGAAATGTTAGACCCTCTGCCAAATTCCATTTTTCTCTATGTAGGAATATAGcaaaaaatatgatcaatggctcattcgagaGAAGATGACCTCCTGTGTTATGACATCGTCCAGTTTTGAAATCTGATGTATGATAGATGTTATTGCGATCTAAAAGTTGTATTGCTATTAAGTTCCAGTGTAGTGGGAGCGGCTTTATCGAAATGCTACAGTATGTCATTCCGGCCAAATGTATGCCTGCTTGAACGGCAATAGCAATAAATGACCCAGGGAATCAATAGAACATTGCTCAGATGCAGAAAAATATATAATCAAAATGGGTGAATATTTACTTTAAGTAACAATCTGTTTTATGTGAACATAtaatactaatttgagtgtcccggatttacatttactatgttacgtctagtctgagACCAGGCCGCCATGCTAGATTGACTAATGCTCCTTCCTGATATCGGGCCCTGCTTTAAGCCAGGGGTAAACAAGATGATCTGATACGCAACATCTTGGTCTAGCATTCCTAGGCATTAGCCACTAGCATGGTTGTGATGCATGAAAGTGATGcatttgcagcctgaatggagaatgttttaCATACGAACCGGTCCACGGGGGATACGAGTGTATCAAGgtaggccctagttttgtcgcacagtcttgtggtcaggtgccacaggGGGACTTTAGGCTCAACAGGGCAGCAATGGCTGTTCCTTGGATGTACACCGAGAGCTAACATTATGCATGTCAATCTTTCCTGGCTCAAATTgtaggagagattgacttcatcacaacTTGTATTTGTGAgcagtattgacatgttgaatggactgagctgtctgtttgaactactggccaCAAaacatgtctcttcacagtccagaacagactttgggaggcgcacagtactacatagagccatgactatggaactctattccacatcaagtaactcatgtatacaccttatggaacagtgaagcaacacaaacataggcacagacacgtGCCTACaaacacgataacatacacacgtACACTTGGATTTTGTGTTGTGTATATGTGGTAGTAAAGTAGGGGCCTGACAGCACACACttattaatgtgttgtgaaatctgttgtggaagtaatgtttttaaaatgttataactgccttaatttttctGCACCCCAGAAAGAgtaattgggatccataataaatacaaatgaaatgactcaatatcgccatctgctggcgCGTGGGCAAACTGCAATGATTTACCCCGGTCTTGTATGGCTATTTTCGGTTAAGTCCCTGCATTGTATCCTAGATGACAAAAAAGACATTGACCATGAGTCAGTTGTTGAAGAACAGATCATTGGGGAGAATTCCCCTCCGGACTACTCTGAATACATGACGGGGAAGAAGCTGCCCCCTGGAGGGATACCTGGCATCGACCTGTCAGACCCCAAACAGCTGGCAGAGTTTGCCAGGTCAGTGTCTATTTGCCTAAACTCACCTGTCCATCAAGGGTATGTACAGCGAACACCCCCTCAAATAAAAACCCCTATTGTTTGGCCTAAACTCTTAACACACAAATAATTTACACCTATGCTCTCTTGTAGCTCACCTTGTAAATTGGTGTTTAGCAAGATGCCAGGAtttgtgattctccatgttgcCTGCCTGTCTTGGAAGGCAGCACCTGATGAGGCAGCTTTTCTGTAGTAGATGTCAGAGGTATATAGCCCGATCTCCTTCCTAAAGGGAGTGTTGAGCCCGGATATTTCTGACTGTCCCGTTCAGATGCTGTGTTCTTAGTTCCTTCAGTGACTCTGCTGGTCCCTATGGTCAGAACTCTGTGTGGTAAGTTCTAGAGTCCATTCTACAAGAGCCTTTATATCTCTGAACACCctcaacacacactgacacagagcacTTTAACACAGTGAAAGGACGAAACCGGCTGTTGTCAGCCATACTGGAACACTTGCATGGGTGCTGGTTTATATTCACTGGTTAGGAATTGAACATGGTTAATTAGATTTTGTATATGGACAACATTATTTGAGTTCTGTTCCCTGTGAATGCAATAGGCTGAAAGTTAACTTCATATCCAATGTTTTCTCAGGATGAAGCCGAGGAAGGTAAAAGAAGACGACGCGCCCAGGACGATAGCCTGCCCTCATAAAGTAAGTAGTCTGTTTCCAACGGTTTCTTTCCTGCCCAGTAGGGGTGTTAAGGTACATGTATTCTCCAACGGTTCGGGGACCTCTGTTCTGTCCGCATTGTGAGCCCAAATGAATATATAATAAATGCAACCACTCGGACTGTGGGCTATGCCTACACTGTGTTGTATGCCCCTCGTGTAAACCTGAGCTGAAAACATTTCAGGATATTCTGTTACAACAACTAGAGCATATGCGCATGTTATTAAAATCTTAATTGGCGCATTTCAAACTGTCCTTTTGTGCGGCGCAGCCGGCAACTACTTCTGTACGATGGTGAGTGGTGGGGCTGACAAACCAGGAGGATTCTCCATCGCGTATATCTCCAGTTTGGGAACATTTTGTCTTCTCAGTAGCTTGCGATGGACCGAGAGCATGTCAACACTGCTCAACGAGAATAGCCTATGCAGCTACCAACACCTCAAACATGTTGACACATTTATGCCGACATCAACGCAGTATTCTTACCAATGGAAGatggaaacacacacaaaaaaacacagctTAGTCTCTCCTCTGCATTCAAGCAGCTCTTCACAGCTGATTCTGACCGGGCCAAAGAAATTACAAGAGCGATGGGTATGTTTACAGCCGCAGATATGTGCACATTCTCAGTGGTTGAGAAGAATCGGGGGTTTGAGCACCTCGTGAAAGTGCTCAGACCACGTTAAAAACTTCGCCCTCTCGTACCCATTTCAGCACAGGTAGTACCCACTCTATATAAGCAAGCTGAAGTTGTCAGTGAACTGTTGCGCTTACTACAGATGGATGGACCTC
This genomic interval carries:
- the LOC120019089 gene encoding transcriptional repressor protein YY1-like isoform X2; this encodes MASGDTLYIEADGSEMPAELVELHEIEVETIPVETIETTVIGGDDDQAMIALQPLVSDDPNSINHHHHQEVILVQTREEVVGGDDSDMLADGGYEDQILIPVPAPGVEDEYIEQTLVTVAGKNSVGRMKRGVGGSGKKAGQKSYLGAVEPSSRKWEQKQVQIKTMEGEFSVTMWASDIDHESVVEEQIIGENSPPDYSEYMTGKKLPPGGIPGIDLSDPKQLAEFARSVSICLNSPVHQGCCVLSSFSDSAGPYGQNSVWMKPRKVKEDDAPRTIACPHKGCTKMFRDNSAMRKHLHTHGPRVHVCAECGKAFVESSKLKRHQLVHTGEKPFQCTFEGCGKRFSLDFNLRTHVRIHTGDRPYVCPFDGCNKKFAQSTNLKSHILTHAKAKNNQ
- the LOC120019089 gene encoding transcriptional repressor protein YY1-like isoform X1, coding for MASGDTLYIEADGSEMPAELVELHEIEVETIPVETIETTVIGGDDDQAMIALQPLVSDDPNSINHHHHQEVILVQTREEVVGGDDSDMLADGGYEDQILIPVPAPGVEDEYIEQTLVTVAGKNSVGRMKRGVGGSGKKAGQKSYLGAVEPSSRKWEQKQVQIKTMEGEFSVTMWASDDKKDIDHESVVEEQIIGENSPPDYSEYMTGKKLPPGGIPGIDLSDPKQLAEFARSVSICLNSPVHQGCCVLSSFSDSAGPYGQNSVWMKPRKVKEDDAPRTIACPHKGCTKMFRDNSAMRKHLHTHGPRVHVCAECGKAFVESSKLKRHQLVHTGEKPFQCTFEGCGKRFSLDFNLRTHVRIHTGDRPYVCPFDGCNKKFAQSTNLKSHILTHAKAKNNQ
- the LOC120019089 gene encoding transcriptional repressor protein YY1-like isoform X3 translates to MASGDTLYIEADGSEMPAELVELHEIEVETIPVETIETTVIGGDDDQAMIALQPLVSDDPNSINHHHHQEVILVQTREEVVGGDDSDMLADGGYEDQILIPVPAPGVEDEYIEQTLVTVAGKNSVGRMKRGVGGSGKKAGQKSYLGAVEPSSRKWEQKQVQIKTMEGEFSVTMWASDDKKDIDHESVVEEQIIGENSPPDYSEYMTGKKLPPGGIPGIDLSDPKQLAEFARCCVLSSFSDSAGPYGQNSVWMKPRKVKEDDAPRTIACPHKGCTKMFRDNSAMRKHLHTHGPRVHVCAECGKAFVESSKLKRHQLVHTGEKPFQCTFEGCGKRFSLDFNLRTHVRIHTGDRPYVCPFDGCNKKFAQSTNLKSHILTHAKAKNNQ
- the LOC120019089 gene encoding transcriptional repressor protein YY1-like isoform X4, which codes for MASGDTLYIEADGSEMPAELVELHEIEVETIPVETIETTVIGGDDDQAMIALQPLVSDDPNSINHHHHQEVILVQTREEVVGGDDSDMLADGGYEDQILIPVPAPGVEDEYIEQTLVTVAGKNSVGRMKRGVGGSGKKAGQKSYLGAVEPSSRKWEQKQVQIKTMEGEFSVTMWASDDKKDIDHESVVEEQIIGENSPPDYSEYMTGKKLPPGGIPGIDLSDPKQLAEFARMKPRKVKEDDAPRTIACPHKGCTKMFRDNSAMRKHLHTHGPRVHVCAECGKAFVESSKLKRHQLVHTGEKPFQCTFEGCGKRFSLDFNLRTHVRIHTGDRPYVCPFDGCNKKFAQSTNLKSHILTHAKAKNNQ